In the genome of Mercurialis annua linkage group LG8, ddMerAnnu1.2, whole genome shotgun sequence, the window taaaatattcataatataattATGCTCTATGTTCGAAATATAATAACTCATCGAAatcattataaaatttataactttattttttgtatattatataattaacttttatatttgtttaataatttaaatatcatatatataaatttgactattaaaaatttatgtatcCGCCGCTACCCTTTAATGAGTAGGATTTAGGTGAGTTCAGACTATGTTTAACCGGATTTATGTATTAGATCCGTGATCAGGCTAaaaaatttagagaatttgttaaagttaattaattataaagtttaaataTGTATTGTGAAATATGAGTTCGACCAAGctttgtataaaaaataaattttcaaacccGGTCCAAAAGGCCATGGACAGTATATCCAACCCAATGATCAGgtctaaataaaaatacaaaaattatctTGTGGTTTTGCAGTTTGAAAAATAAAGGAAGAAATTTAGCATATGTTGCAGAAGGTTCAAAGGACTGGAATgaaataatgaaaaatcaaaggaGTAATGGATCACTTTTCAATTCCCCATCTTCAACGGCTGCTGCTTTAATCCATCGTCATGATGACAAatgtttcaattatttaaattcGCTAGCAAACAAATTCGAAAATGCAGGTAAAATTTTcgtcaattaattatttaaataattagttaatttcataaaaatttaagtttgactcattatattttttcttttctctgatTCAGTGCCTACAATTTATCCTTTTGAAATCTATGCACGTCTCTCTGTAATCGACAGCTTGGAAAAACTAGGAATTGATCGATATGTTAGCGATGATAAACAAACAGTACTAAACGACATTTACAGGTAATTAATTTTTGGCCGGAGTTCTAGCTCGTCGTCTTAAAGTTGACGGGTTCAATTGGCATTTTAAAAACCGAGtcgatatattatttttaataaaagaaaatgacaCATTAATTTGGCGGGCAGATGTTGGATAGAAGGAAGTGAAGAAATATTTTTGGACCCAACTTGTTGTGCCATGGCATTTCGTATCCTAAGGTCAAATGGATATGGTGTTTCTTcaggtaaatattttaaaatattattaaatattttatgaaattcatatataaataaatataattggatttgttttatattaaaaatatatttagcaacccttttttatatatattttcgtGCAGATGCTTTAGCAATTTTTGAAGAACAAGAGAGTTTATACTATGCAAAAGATACCAAATCAGTACTTGAATTGTTCAAAGCTTCGCAAACTACAATATTTGAAGATGAGCCTATTCTTGATAAAATTAGTGTTTGGACAAGCACTTATCTTCAACAGGAATTGGCTAATGAGCAAATTCCTGACAAAAGTTTGCATTCAGAGGTAAAAATATACACTCTTAGCCTAACACGGAACAAAAATCccgaaaaggaaaaagaaaacgaccgaaataatcttttttaacaaaaattacaaacgtggcgtgttttttattttcaaaagcaTTTTTTAAAGCGAACATAATATGTCGAAATACAATATGGGAGAAGTTTTTGTGCAATTTATTTGGCTATAATCATAAAATTGATTATAatctaattgaaatttaaaattgatactGATTATTTCAGGTGGATTATGCACTAAATCACATACAAGCTAATTTGGTACGACTTGAACATAGAAGCACCATTGAGAATTACAATACAGATAGTGTCTCACTTCTTAAAACAGCTTACAGGTAATTAAGATTTATGTTCAAAAATCAAgatttattgtttataataacaaaaaaattaattaaatgaacaTACTCATCTTCTTTGTAGGTTCCACAATGTTGAGAATAGAGATCTCTTGAAATTTTCAGTCCAAGATTACAATGAGTGTCAATCCCTACATCGAAAAGAACTCGACTATCTCGAGGGGTAATTAACTACTTTATTCTAGCTGTATTTTTCGAGAAATTCTTAGGCAATCTAGTTCAATATGTAGGATATATAatggattgtttatttatagTGTGATACATGACGTGATTGAACTAAGAGggaaaaataatatcaaaaaatattaatatagtttcatgttatatttaaatatatgcaGATGGATCAAGAAATGTGGAATTGATAAATTAGAGTATGCAAGGCAAACAATTAAATATGCTGCCTTTTCCATTTCCTCGAGCATTTTCCGACCTGAATTCTCCGATGGTCGCATCTCTTGGGCTCAAAATTCTGTTTTGACAACTATTGTTGATGATTTCTTTGATTATGGTGGCTCTATGGAAGAACTATCAAACTTGATCGAATTAATCGAAAGGTATTTCTCAATCATTCAATGTTATCCACTTTGAAATCTCAacttgaaatataatatttcttaaaagagtgtgtgaaaatcaatccaaaccgaactgaactaatagatttagtttggtttggttgaatattataaaaaaaaaagcttaaatgcaccaaaaatcaccaattttcgcgtgtttttagtatttaacataattttttaattgtggcatatttaacatgaactttcaatttttttgcaattaagaccatgACCGTTTTTgatgtaaaacggcaccgttttgaTGTAAAACGGCACCATTTTTTAAAGAAAGTGCAACCGTGGtcttaattacaaaaaaaatgaaagtttattttaaatatatcaaaattaaaaaattatgttatataccaaaaatacgcgaaagttgatgatttttggtgcatttaggtcaaaaaaatcattatttctTATTCGATTTGATTTAagcataaaaaatttagttaaattaatgcaagttgaattgaaaaaattgaataaaacaGACTggtttactttaaaaaaaattacattcttatatttttggttcaattcagttaaaaaaaagtatattttcaATTCGGACCGGTTCTGTTCAAACTGAATGCACACTCATAGTTTGGACAGTAGTTtctttcaaaaattcaaaaaaaatcgtGACATAATTATTAATACCCAACTCAAATTTTATAGTAATAGCATTCGTCAACTACAAATccttcataattttatcatgatCTTTTATCGGAGATATATTTCGTTCTTCTGTCTGTTCAGGGGTGGAACTAGCCCTTAGGTTGCccccatttttttaaatacccctttaactttttttctttcttgtaCTATGACTATTAAGTTTGTATTTTTGTACAATTAAACCCTCAAGTGTTTTATATACAATTCTACCCCCAAAATTAATAAGTTTTGAAATTGAATGTGCTACAGTTGGGATGATCATGCAACAATTGGCTACAAATCAAAAGAAGTTGAGATACTATTCAATGCAGTCTATACTACTACAAATGATCTTGCAGAAAAAGCTCGCATAGTACAAGGACGATGCGTTAAAAAACACATGATCGATCTCGTAATAATTCTAATTCaatttcaatcactaaaatcaGAACATTAAATTTCTCAATCAATTATGAAAATTtgaactaattttttaatttatgtgtagTGGCTCTTCTTGCTCGAGGCTATGTTAAAGGAAGCAGATTGGGGAAGAAATAAAATAGTGCCAACAATGGATGAATTTGTACCCAATGGGTACATTTCATTTGCCTTAGGACCTATTATTCTTACAACACTTTATCTTGTGGAGCCAATGTCCGAAGAAGTTATCAATAGTGAAGAGTATGAGAAGCTTTACATGACCATAAGCATTCTTGGTCGACTCATCAATGATCGTGTAGCCACATTGGTAAAGAACTATAAATTCTTGAAAAaacataatatttaattttgtgttaatttttgttaatttgctCAAAATCGGATAAAATCAGTAAGATCGAGAAAATTTCTTAGCTAGATTGGGTTTTTATGGATCGCTCTCACAAGGAATTTCACTATGCTTAAGTGGTGAAGTTCACTTATTTGAGATAATCCGCTATAAATTAACTCGGTCTAGGTCAGAAGTTTTCGTAAGATCCGGGTTCTCGAGCCTGAAGGTTTAATTTGCATTCGGTTATGATCAAATTGAACTAAAAGTTTGTTTTAATCGAACAGAACTAAAATTACAATGATGTATTTTTCTTCAAACCGAAATGAATTAAACTAGTTaaattgattggttttgttttagttggttcaatttttcggtttggttttcaACAAACCAAAATAAGAATTTTCCTTGAATCActctctttatattttaaaattatttttttatatatgaaaattactaatttatggGATTAAATTTGCAGAGTGATGGTGCACAAGGAAAACTGAATATTGTGAGCTTAGAAGTAATCAATGGTAAAGGTGCCATAACTGAAGAAGAAGTTCAAGAAAAAGTAGCCAAAACAATTGACATAAATAGAAGAGAGTTGCTAAAAATGGTGTTACAAAAAGAAGGGAGCATAGTTCCTAAAGCTTGCAAAGATTTCTTTTGGACAATGAGCAATGTTTTGCACCTTTTCTATATGGGTGATGATGGCTATTCTTCTCCAACTAAGATGATGGGTGCTTTTAATGCAGTTATTAATCAACCAATTTTTCTTTCTTAGAAATCTTCAATTGCGGAAAAGCtcgatattattttatttttaatatattttactgTCGGATGAAAATGATCGTTATTTATCCGATGGTGATAAATAGATgaagtaatatttattttggaaaaaataaaCCCTAGAAGATAGTGATTcattttatgtaattaatttggtTGATCTTTCTATTTATATATTGGAGATTAAACTTGATAAGTTTTGGGGGATGGGGAGTTAACATAGTATAGATATATTTGTACTATGACTTTGGATTTGcatcaaattttatattataactaGGACAAAACCCTCGTTTCGCTTCAGGTTGAACCATTTTAATCGAAAAAATAAcggttaaagaaataaaaaaatttaaaaaaatatattttaatatggtAATTAAGAAccagtaaaaattaaaattgcatAAGTAGAGACATAAATTTAAcagcaataattaaaaaaaatatttttttctctcaGCTATAATTTTTCAGTTTATGTTCTTTTCAGACCCCAAAGAAAAACTTTTCTTTAACCAAAATGTAATCAGCATTGTCTATCGTTAAATACACTTTTCTATCActttttaatgttaattttaaataattaattgtaataaattattctatattttatttttaattatccaAATTCGAATCATGAATTAGAAATAAACCTTATATTACTTAACACAAAAATCAACAAATGTTTAGGTTGAACCATAACCTAATAAttagaactagttaataggtggttgaacctttacacttataaactcatttattttgtttttctaagcaatgtgggattatctttaacactTCCCCTCAAGTGCAACCAGGACTGGGCATCCGGTTGTCACTTGAAATTGACTCCCcctgaaattgaaattttttgatttaacaagCAGCGACAACACCGGACCGGGACGCTGGAAATGAACATCTAGATGGAACCGACAAATTAAGAATCCGAGTTGGACCCactgaaatttttgatttaatacgCAGCGGCAAGCGGCAACACCGGACCTGGCCACTGAGACTGGACATCCAGACGAACAACCGGCAAATTAAGAACTCGGACCAGAtccgctctgataccatattagaaatattggtgggagtaattaattattaattggtGATAATGTGACAATCTACCCACAtgcttatgagagtgtttaggttcaaccataacctaataactagaactagttaataggtggtgaacatttacacttataaactcatttatatttgtttttctaaataatatgggattatctttaacaaaTAAACTCAGAGGTGGCGGTGGTAAAAGTTGGGATggaataaaaagagaaaaataatgtaaaatgttatttttttgttatgagAAATCTATTTTTGCTAGTTTTGGCTAATATGTGATGATTACTCTTTTTTCATAATGTAATTTGTATGtggtataaaaaaataaaaaagggtaTAAAGGAACtgaaaagataataaatatgtggggttgataggagtagaattactCCTATTCTCGAAGgctttttgattaattttgatGTGCGTATTGTGATATTTTATGTCGTTTTGGTGTTTATTTGTATATTCGAGTGTTGTAGGTATTTGTGCGTAAAAAGGCGTATTTCAGGCTTAAATGAGTAATTGTGGGTATTTGCATTGGATCGAGTGATATTAGAGcatgtttgaaagtgttttggAAGAGCAAAGGCAGTCCCACGACGTGCCACTCCACTTGCACGTTGTGCAGATAAAGGAAGGAACAAAGGAATTGGCAGATTAAACGCACGACCTGGGCACGATCAGACGCACGTCACGAAAAATAGGTGCACGACGCGAAGAAgatagtgcacgtcgtgcagcaGTGAAGAAGAAAAGAGGAGCTAGGCAGATTATTTGCACGATCAAggcaccatgaagggcacgtcgtgccactTGATTCTCACAACGTGCCAATTGGGTTGCATGACGTGCAGGGATGATTTTGCGCAGAATAAAATTACAAGTTTGCCACTGcgagttttgttttaaagattaAAGTCTCGGGGGCATATTAGACACTTCAAAGAGCTACAAATCAGAATTAGACCCTAATTACATATGGGTATAAATAGTTGATGATCGCATCTTGTAAGGGGTTCGATTAGTTTTTGTTTCCTAGACATAAATcctaatttttagaatttagcTTTTCTATTATTCGTTCTTGAATTATTTTGCATTATTATTTCGTCAATTACTATTAGATTATTCTCAAACAAGGTACGATTGATTATTAATCAGTATTCAATATTCAGTTTAATTTCAGTATGAATTCTTCAATTATTGCTTTTAGTCTTTTTAtcattatgtctagctaaactctttgttggggattattaatcgaaattatgtctgtttaaccgaattggatttatgggtttttgttcttgatatgttttaattatttttcttaatgcttagcctaaattgatcacttagtctatgccatatgttttagttttagctcgagagagtaaaattgcaatagaacaatataattaaaaacGTAGAAGTTAATTGTGcaagagtgaattaacgagtgcgtgttcttaggattcacttcataatcatttaattaattaatacttaggttaatcattgtgcgagagtgaataattaacttATTGTCAGGTAGTTTTATGCTTTTGCCTGCagttgctcgagagagaattttaggtgctttcGATTAGTCTGAACCATATCAGGACAATACTATCTATAACCCGAATCAAGTAACAGAATAAtgaagattaataatccctgcttttctcataattgttaaaattattttaattacagCTTTAGTTTACTTCATTTACATTAGTTTAAttctgtcttttaatttactcaaacaaacaaaattatctTTTCGACTATCCGAATCGAGTTtcttaactggttgtctttaaagttttctctgtgggtacgatatctggaCTTCGCAGTCTATATTATAAGTTGGCTATGTACGCTTGCGTATGTTCACCAACAGGGGTCGGCATATTTTTCCTAGTAAGGGCAACATAATTAGTGTTTGATAGAAATGATAGATGAGGTTATAAATAGAAATAACAAAAAGACACCGAAAAACCCTTTCAATTTGCTATTAAGCACACTGAAATTAAGTTGCTATTCATTGAAATTCATAGAATTCACAAGGGTATAAGAGGAATCCAACAATTTGGATTCAACTTTATACTATAGATATATTGATATgtgatgattatttatttttttccattaaGGATAATGTAATTTGTATTTGGTATGAAGAACTTGAAAAGATATAAAGGAAATGAAAAGATAACAAATATATGGggttaatatattttttccagTAAGGGCAACGAACATAATAAAAAGACACCAAAAAACACCTTAAATTTGCTATTAAGCACACAGAAATTAAGTTGCTATTCATTGAAATCCATATAATTCACAAGGGTATAAGAGGAATCCTACAATTTGGATCCAACTCTACACTATAGATATAGTGATATgtgatgattatttattttccatTAAAGGTAACGTATTTTGCGTTTAGTATGaagaactaaaaaaatataaaggggATGAAAAGATAACAAATATGTAGGGTCAACAAAAAAATTTCAGCAAGGGCAACATAATTAGTATTTGATAGAAAGGATAGATGAGGTTATAAATGGAACATAACAAAAAGACACCAAAAGACCTCTGAAATTTGCTATTAAGCACACGGAAATTAAGTTGTTATTCATTGAAATTCATAGAATTCACAAGGGTATAAGAGGAATCCAATAATTTGGATTCAACTCTATAATATAGATAAATTTGATATGTgatgattatttatttccaTTAAGGGTAACGTAACTTGTGTTTGGTATGAAGAACTAAAAAAGATATAAAGGGAATGAAAAGATAACAAATATGTCGgttcaatatatatttttcagaAAGGGCAACATAATTAGTATTTTGATAGAAAGGATAGATGAGGTTATAAATGGAACATAATAAAAAGACACCAAAAAACTCTTTAAATCTGCTATTAAGCACACGGAAATTAAGTTGTTATTCATTGAAATTTATAGAATTCACAAGGATATAAGAGGAAACCAACAATTTGGATATATCACTATACTATAGATATAATGATATGtgatgatttttcatttttcattaagGGTAACGTAATTTGTA includes:
- the LOC130014496 gene encoding ent-kaur-16-ene synthase, chloroplastic-like, whose translation is MINYQIKHSSKLVSTQQEEMLLNSTNTLKIFSQGKAWEAKTLTGMSSEQLNQRSKILASDTEGAMGSKIKEMLRKVELSVSSYDTAWVAMVPSLGSSNQPLYPKCLNWVMDNQQPDGSWGLHLSHPLLIKDSLSSTLACVLALQRWNVGQQLVHKGLEFIESNIWAATDKHQLCPVGFDLIFPTMIESGRDMGLNLGLNQTLVEAMILNRDLETKSLKNKGRNLAYVAEGSKDWNEIMKNQRSNGSLFNSPSSTAAALIHRHDDKCFNYLNSLANKFENAVPTIYPFEIYARLSVIDSLEKLGIDRYVSDDKQTVLNDIYRCWIEGSEEIFLDPTCCAMAFRILRSNGYGVSSDALAIFEEQESLYYAKDTKSVLELFKASQTTIFEDEPILDKISVWTSTYLQQELANEQIPDKSLHSEVDYALNHIQANLVRLEHRSTIENYNTDSVSLLKTAYRFHNVENRDLLKFSVQDYNECQSLHRKELDYLEGWIKKCGIDKLEYARQTIKYAAFSISSSIFRPEFSDGRISWAQNSVLTTIVDDFFDYGGSMEELSNLIELIESWDDHATIGYKSKEVEILFNAVYTTTNDLAEKARIVQGRCVKKHMIDLWLFLLEAMLKEADWGRNKIVPTMDEFVPNGYISFALGPIILTTLYLVEPMSEEVINSEEYEKLYMTISILGRLINDRVATLSDGAQGKLNIVSLEVINGKGAITEEEVQEKVAKTIDINRRELLKMVLQKEGSIVPKACKDFFWTMSNVLHLFYMGDDGYSSPTKMMGAFNAVINQPIFLS